The Elusimicrobia bacterium HGW-Elusimicrobia-1 genome contains a region encoding:
- a CDS encoding ATP-binding protein: MAGCGFHMIQKPLDAVTKADIDALIANKVCECRTIEYKKELPGDSDEDKREFLADVSSFANAAGGDILYGVTATEGIPVAALGLSGNLDSAKLRMESIIRDGIEPRIQGIGLRIVEGFSGGCVLIVHMPKSWSAPHMVTFKRLSRFFSRTSAGKYQLDVTEIRSAFLMSESLSEKIKHFRNDRLARIVAGETPVPLRKGARLILHILPVVSFASDFSLDISIVAKHTINLKPMGDIGWNNRLNLDGVVTCSGGLSRADESLSYCQVFRSGQVESVYSGIVREDEGGRRFIASVHYEENIIMAVSKYLEVLKAIGVPCPLIIFISMVGVSGAFMWTSDTSTPDAVAIDRDTIILSDIPIEDYSLVGSEKDVAKTLRPNFDAVWNACGYERSMNFDTSGNWAPRK; the protein is encoded by the coding sequence ATGGCGGGGTGTGGTTTTCATATGATTCAAAAACCTTTAGATGCTGTTACCAAAGCAGACATTGACGCTCTTATAGCGAATAAAGTTTGCGAGTGTCGCACAATTGAATACAAAAAGGAACTGCCCGGCGATTCGGACGAAGATAAACGCGAGTTTTTGGCGGACGTGTCTTCTTTTGCAAATGCTGCCGGCGGAGATATTCTCTACGGAGTAACTGCTACAGAAGGTATTCCTGTAGCAGCGTTGGGATTAAGTGGCAATCTTGATTCCGCAAAATTGCGAATGGAAAGTATTATTCGTGATGGCATTGAGCCAAGAATTCAAGGTATCGGCCTGAGAATAGTGGAGGGTTTTTCCGGCGGTTGTGTTCTGATTGTTCATATGCCCAAGAGTTGGTCCGCTCCCCACATGGTCACATTTAAGAGGTTGTCGCGGTTTTTTTCACGCACCAGTGCGGGTAAATATCAATTGGATGTTACAGAAATTCGCTCAGCTTTTTTAATGTCCGAATCATTATCCGAAAAAATCAAACACTTCCGAAATGATAGGTTGGCAAGAATTGTTGCGGGGGAAACGCCTGTGCCGCTGCGTAAAGGCGCGCGTCTTATACTTCATATCTTACCCGTTGTGTCGTTTGCTTCCGATTTCAGTTTGGACATCTCCATTGTCGCTAAGCACACAATAAACTTAAAACCAATGGGCGATATCGGTTGGAACAATAGGCTCAATTTGGACGGAGTTGTGACTTGTAGTGGCGGGTTGTCCCGTGCCGACGAATCACTATCGTATTGCCAGGTATTTCGTTCAGGCCAAGTCGAATCGGTGTACTCAGGAATTGTAAGGGAGGATGAGGGTGGCAGACGATTTATAGCAAGCGTACACTATGAAGAAAATATCATTATGGCGGTTTCAAAATATCTTGAAGTATTGAAAGCGATAGGAGTTCCGTGTCCATTGATTATATTTATCAGCATGGTTGGCGTTTCAGGCGCTTTCATGTGGACATCAGATACATCGACTCCTGATGCTGTAGCCATTGACAGAGACACAATAATTCTTTCGGATATTCCAATTGAAGACTATTCTCTTGTGGGCTCTGAAAAAGATGTGGCGAAAACACTTCGTCCGAATTTCGACGCCGTGTGGAATGCTTGTGGTTACGAAAGGTCTATGAACTTTGACACGAGTGGTAATTGGGCACCCAGAAAATAG
- a CDS encoding DUF4268 domain-containing protein produces the protein MKQGNLGRLEKVDIREVFATEAGDFTPWLAQEENLKLLGETIGVDLALDAQEKDVGQFRADILCKDATTDSWVLIENQIERTDHTHLGQLLTYAAGLQAVTVVWIAERFTEEHRATLDWLNERTDEQINCFGLEIELWRIGDSPPAPKFNIVSQPNDWSRAVKAAAGESNDITEHKQKQFQFWMMFKEFMEKNSRIRCQKAYPQHCMNHSIGRSGFHLASIVSLWNSVSKNKDPEVRVELVLTGEDAKSHFEAILARREEIEKAVDAPLTWHNPAGKNMCRVYIRRNADFLDEKLWSQQHEWLREKLELFHKVFAPIIQGLETIEYEDKPE, from the coding sequence GTGAAACAAGGTAATCTTGGCAGATTAGAAAAGGTCGATATTAGAGAAGTATTTGCCACGGAAGCCGGTGATTTTACGCCATGGTTGGCGCAGGAAGAAAATCTCAAATTATTGGGAGAAACCATAGGCGTTGATTTGGCTCTCGATGCCCAGGAAAAAGATGTAGGACAATTCCGCGCCGATATTCTATGTAAAGATGCGACTACAGATAGTTGGGTATTGATTGAAAATCAAATTGAACGAACAGATCATACACACTTGGGCCAATTGCTGACTTATGCGGCGGGATTGCAGGCGGTAACCGTTGTGTGGATTGCCGAACGTTTCACAGAGGAACATCGCGCTACACTTGACTGGTTGAACGAGCGAACTGATGAACAGATAAATTGCTTCGGTTTGGAAATAGAACTGTGGCGTATCGGCGATTCTCCGCCCGCGCCTAAGTTTAATATTGTCAGTCAGCCGAATGACTGGTCTCGGGCTGTGAAAGCAGCGGCAGGCGAATCAAACGATATTACGGAACATAAACAGAAACAGTTTCAGTTTTGGATGATGTTCAAGGAATTTATGGAGAAAAACAGCCGTATCCGATGTCAAAAAGCTTATCCTCAGCACTGTATGAATCATTCTATCGGGCGTAGCGGTTTTCACTTAGCGTCCATTGTGTCACTGTGGAATTCGGTGAGTAAAAATAAGGATCCGGAAGTGCGTGTGGAATTGGTGTTGACAGGAGAAGACGCAAAGAGTCATTTTGAGGCAATTCTGGCCCGGCGGGAAGAGATAGAAAAAGCAGTTGATGCTCCGTTGACGTGGCATAACCCGGCGGGTAAAAATATGTGCCGCGTTTACATTCGCCGAAATGCCGACTTTCTCGACGAAAAATTGTGGTCCCAACAGCACGAGTGGTTAAGGGAAAAACTGGAACTTTTTCATAAAGTTTTTGCGCCCATAATACAAGGATTGGAAACGATAGAATATGAAGACAAGCCGGAGTGA
- a CDS encoding type I restriction endonuclease subunit R: protein MAKKKAPELTFQQHIADFLIREHRYGVLEQVDITDTEHCIAEDHLWAFLRATQADQLNKLTNDYGTDARDEIFRALRKELEYTPLWMILRHGLKVRGLEFRLFYPKPRSAESVAVKKHEENRVTFRPHFYFGETSQEIDFVVFLNGLPIVALEVKHEKNQNVHDAAAQFAARNHTHKIFQYPFLYLAADTSDVMAATDPRRVENFRWYNTGLTNEPITKDGGEYPVEFLYREVLSKDRLLETLSFFLALVPHRDAVDDRPERPVSTILPRYHQSRMVRKVASDVVNHFTASGDIGRKYLINHSAGSGKTLSICWLADMLHSLFKPGTSEKLVDITFILTDRKALDTNVREDIEKFTHLKDVVGLARKSDDLPRFMRERKPIIVTIQHKFAEVLKEIEKNTELKSLRVAFLIDEAHRSQEGQMGAAIRLPFRKQGEPDAEDAADDGIDEEDKIARIIREHDLNQLFVAFTATPAPATVTLFGAPFDTYAEAEAIAEGYIVDVAASIISYKTLYNLHCTIVPEPDEEKLYPKGVVSKALQNVAFQDDGLIQYKAEVMLRIFEKDVKPLVGGRAKSMIVAASRVAGLRYFNIIKEKLRERNADYKVLFAFSDFVHPETNAPISEYAINDLRDGELIEDRFEGNDYRLMIVANKFQTGFDQPLLAGMFLDKPVIDRNAVQTVSRLNRCYEGKKDVVVVDFTNNAAAILKAFAKYRKGTPFVPDDPKPELCTELHAKILAEGVFTQDDVWDFVRLAATGGDAQMQLAIKGLRVRFQARFSSLDERKNYVYLLARLVKVFHFLRCFFTYPEEVKEFVAFAEFVGPQLIKQGSVSELMRQIRQTEVVKAAVEYQGVMRSEGGVGKTGSGGGRKDVGPPPRKVSVQGMIDEIRTKYTISDEEALYIKQVTAAKAADPDIRGTVRAHRDDNIYLDGAYREQVNGEIQHTYNDLSRYDELADPNYTDIGGIFDIMAVTVIQTHLLPTG, encoded by the coding sequence ATGGCTAAAAAGAAAGCCCCCGAGCTGACCTTTCAGCAGCACATTGCGGATTTCCTCATCCGCGAGCATCGTTATGGTGTGCTCGAACAGGTCGACATCACCGATACCGAGCACTGCATTGCTGAAGACCATCTTTGGGCTTTTCTTCGCGCCACGCAGGCCGATCAACTCAATAAATTGACGAATGACTACGGCACCGACGCGCGCGACGAGATATTTCGCGCGCTACGCAAGGAGCTTGAATACACTCCGCTCTGGATGATACTGCGCCATGGGCTGAAGGTTCGCGGGTTGGAGTTTCGTCTATTTTATCCGAAGCCGCGTTCGGCTGAGAGTGTGGCCGTTAAGAAACACGAGGAGAATCGCGTCACGTTTCGCCCGCACTTCTATTTTGGTGAGACGAGCCAAGAAATCGATTTTGTAGTCTTCCTTAATGGGCTGCCTATCGTTGCGCTGGAGGTGAAGCACGAAAAGAACCAAAATGTGCATGATGCCGCGGCGCAGTTCGCCGCCCGCAATCATACCCACAAGATATTTCAATATCCGTTCCTATATCTGGCCGCCGATACCAGTGATGTTATGGCCGCTACCGACCCGCGACGTGTGGAGAACTTCCGTTGGTACAATACCGGCCTGACCAACGAACCCATAACAAAAGACGGTGGCGAATATCCCGTCGAGTTTCTCTATCGCGAGGTACTCTCGAAAGACAGATTACTGGAGACGCTGTCGTTCTTTCTGGCGCTTGTGCCTCACCGAGATGCTGTGGACGACAGGCCTGAACGGCCGGTCTCCACGATTCTGCCACGCTACCACCAAAGCCGTATGGTGCGGAAAGTCGCATCCGATGTTGTGAATCATTTCACCGCGTCCGGCGATATCGGCCGCAAATATCTTATCAATCATTCGGCAGGCAGCGGCAAGACGCTTTCCATTTGTTGGCTGGCAGATATGCTGCATAGCCTGTTCAAGCCGGGCACGAGCGAGAAGTTAGTTGATATCACTTTCATCCTGACAGATCGTAAGGCGCTCGACACCAACGTCCGAGAGGACATCGAGAAATTCACTCACTTAAAAGACGTGGTAGGACTGGCCCGCAAGTCCGACGATTTACCGCGTTTTATGAGAGAGCGTAAGCCGATAATTGTTACTATTCAGCATAAATTCGCAGAGGTGCTGAAGGAGATCGAGAAGAACACGGAGTTGAAAAGTCTCCGCGTGGCCTTCTTGATTGACGAGGCGCACCGGTCGCAGGAGGGACAGATGGGGGCCGCCATCCGCCTGCCCTTCCGGAAACAGGGGGAACCCGACGCCGAAGATGCCGCGGATGACGGAATAGACGAAGAAGATAAGATAGCCCGGATTATTCGAGAGCATGACCTCAATCAGCTATTTGTTGCCTTCACCGCCACACCTGCTCCGGCTACAGTAACATTGTTTGGAGCGCCATTCGACACCTACGCCGAGGCGGAGGCCATCGCCGAGGGGTACATTGTAGACGTGGCGGCCAGCATCATCTCCTACAAGACGCTCTACAACCTGCATTGCACGATCGTTCCCGAACCCGATGAAGAAAAACTTTATCCCAAGGGCGTGGTCTCCAAGGCGCTGCAAAACGTCGCTTTTCAGGACGACGGGTTGATACAATACAAGGCGGAGGTTATGCTCCGAATTTTCGAAAAAGACGTAAAACCGCTTGTTGGCGGCCGCGCCAAGTCTATGATTGTTGCCGCATCGCGGGTGGCAGGATTGCGCTATTTTAATATCATCAAAGAAAAACTCAGGGAACGTAACGCCGACTATAAGGTGTTATTTGCGTTTTCGGACTTTGTCCATCCCGAGACGAATGCGCCCATCAGCGAGTATGCTATCAACGATTTGAGGGACGGTGAGTTGATTGAAGACCGTTTCGAGGGGAACGACTATCGTTTGATGATCGTTGCAAATAAGTTTCAGACCGGTTTTGACCAGCCATTGCTTGCCGGGATGTTTCTCGATAAGCCGGTGATTGACCGAAACGCCGTGCAGACAGTGTCGCGCCTTAATCGCTGTTATGAAGGCAAAAAGGATGTGGTGGTCGTCGATTTTACGAACAATGCCGCGGCCATCCTGAAAGCGTTTGCGAAGTACCGGAAAGGCACGCCATTCGTTCCTGATGACCCCAAACCGGAACTTTGCACCGAGTTACACGCCAAAATTCTTGCCGAGGGTGTGTTTACGCAGGACGATGTCTGGGATTTTGTGAGACTGGCGGCGACGGGTGGCGATGCTCAAATGCAGTTGGCGATAAAAGGTCTCCGCGTGCGATTTCAGGCCAGGTTTAGTTCTCTGGATGAACGCAAGAACTATGTCTATTTGTTGGCGCGGCTTGTGAAGGTCTTTCATTTCCTGCGGTGTTTCTTCACCTATCCGGAAGAAGTCAAAGAGTTCGTCGCATTCGCGGAGTTTGTCGGGCCGCAACTTATAAAGCAGGGTAGTGTTTCCGAGTTGATGAGGCAGATCCGTCAGACCGAAGTCGTGAAGGCGGCCGTCGAGTATCAGGGGGTGATGCGAAGCGAGGGGGGCGTGGGAAAGACTGGCTCGGGCGGAGGCAGAAAAGATGTCGGGCCGCCTCCTCGGAAGGTCTCCGTGCAGGGTATGATCGACGAGATTCGCACAAAGTACACGATCAGCGACGAAGAGGCGCTTTACATCAAGCAAGTCACCGCGGCCAAGGCGGCGGATCCGGATATTCGAGGCACCGTCCGTGCCCATCGGGACGATAACATCTATCTTGATGGCGCTTACCGTGAACAGGTGAACGGGGAGATTCAGCACACATACAATGATCTCTCGCGGTATGATGAACTCGCCGATCCAAACTATACAGATATAGGCGGTATCTTCGACATAATGGCCGTTACTGTTATTCAGACCCATCTACTGCCGACGGGGTAA
- a CDS encoding DUF1016 domain-containing protein, giving the protein MIDTNVAISPEYRLFIEDLKELVAAARVPVARAVNHGTILLYWNIGRGIAEKQRTLGWGESVVEMVAADLRRTFTGKQGFSAQNVWRMKQFYLAHTSKEFLSQVVREIGQRDVKKRDMTKLSRTVRELVTQVPWGHHTNILAKVTDPAARIYYLRATARFGWSRNVLLNQIKARVYERAVTEKKTHNFPAALPQHFAEQADEMLKSSYNLEFLGIRGAVRERELEDRLIDRLRDFILELGYGFCFVGRQHRIVLGAKEYFIDLLFYHRYLKALVAFELKVGPFEPEYAGKMDFYLNLLNDKERAPDDKPSIGIILCAEKDDVEVEYALRTKANPIGVATYQLQSKLPGEFKGKLPTAKQLSGVVRAALPERGGK; this is encoded by the coding sequence ATGATCGATACGAATGTGGCGATTTCGCCGGAATACCGGCTGTTTATCGAGGACTTGAAAGAACTCGTCGCCGCCGCCCGTGTGCCAGTGGCGAGAGCCGTTAACCACGGAACTATTCTGCTTTACTGGAACATAGGGCGTGGAATTGCGGAAAAGCAGCGGACACTCGGATGGGGAGAATCCGTGGTGGAAATGGTAGCCGCCGATTTGCGGCGCACATTCACCGGAAAACAAGGTTTTTCCGCGCAGAATGTGTGGCGGATGAAGCAGTTTTACCTCGCGCACACCTCTAAAGAATTTCTCTCACAAGTTGTGAGAGAAATCGGTCAGCGGGATGTGAAAAAACGAGACATGACAAAACTCTCACGGACTGTGAGAGAATTGGTGACTCAAGTGCCTTGGGGGCATCATACCAACATACTGGCGAAGGTTACCGATCCCGCCGCGCGGATATACTATCTCCGAGCTACCGCCCGGTTCGGGTGGTCACGCAATGTCCTCCTAAACCAAATCAAAGCCCGGGTGTATGAACGGGCGGTGACTGAGAAAAAAACTCACAATTTTCCCGCGGCGTTGCCGCAGCATTTTGCCGAGCAGGCGGACGAAATGCTCAAGAGCTCCTACAATCTGGAGTTTTTGGGTATTCGCGGCGCGGTCAGGGAGCGTGAACTGGAAGACCGCCTCATAGACCGTTTGCGGGACTTCATCCTCGAATTGGGCTACGGTTTCTGCTTTGTGGGCCGGCAGCATCGTATTGTTCTCGGCGCCAAAGAATATTTCATCGACCTGCTTTTCTACCACCGATACTTAAAGGCGCTCGTGGCTTTCGAACTGAAAGTCGGGCCCTTTGAACCGGAATATGCGGGAAAGATGGACTTTTATCTGAATCTGCTCAACGACAAAGAACGAGCCCCGGATGACAAACCTTCCATCGGTATCATCCTATGCGCGGAGAAAGACGATGTGGAGGTAGAATACGCCCTGCGCACTAAAGCCAATCCCATAGGTGTGGCCACCTATCAGTTGCAGTCGAAATTGCCGGGAGAGTTTAAGGGAAAACTTCCGACGGCGAAGCAACTTTCCGGGGTCGTCCGCGCCGCACTCCCGGAAAGGGGCGGCAAATAG
- a CDS encoding SAM-dependent DNA methyltransferase, with the protein MSLALNKPKLDNLANEIWKSAERLRGKFKAYEYQNVILPIIVIRRMECVLIKWREDKAAEVRAKRPKLTEKELEKLVKSVEVGTAPFSNKTKWTLRRVYEEDHAILEENFRAYINGFSKNVDEIIEHFNYRATIGQMVKHNRLAPILNQYKELQLGPDNLSPLEMGYIYEELLRRFSEQSGEEAGDHFTPREVIRLMVELLDIPIPERHLSIYDPACGTGGMLSVAKEHLLDRASTPAQKANVEKYVTVHGQELSPTNYAVCRADLLIKADRQAKVYLGNSLIPHEPHSREPGDQLPESEFLFDFMLSNPPFGVTWGGKDSYETAARKLEKTRYRAGMPSRDNGAMLFLQTMLAKMKSPEKGASRIAIIFNGSPLSNGDCGSGESEIRRWILENDWLDAIVMLPDELFYNTGIFTYIWLLRNDKPATHRGRVMLIDARGQYEKEPKAFGKKHNRITGAHRAWIETRYHDGWKKDYADECVKIFRREDFSYHKVKVVFWQFDENDKPATITESYDRGFTAANLKKEQEFYDSNITFRARLKVGKSEKIETLTLGPKDNAAKKFKTLMESKPEILSVEWTHRHYIKDDEYIPYGEDIELFLKREIGKPIIRWQDSPQLGYEILPNKYFYRYQPPPPAKDLLAEFWRLEKEAEKLLERLAQ; encoded by the coding sequence ATGTCTCTTGCCCTTAATAAACCCAAACTTGATAACCTCGCCAATGAAATCTGGAAATCGGCCGAGCGGCTACGCGGCAAGTTTAAGGCATACGAGTACCAGAACGTAATTCTGCCCATCATCGTAATTCGCCGCATGGAATGTGTACTCATCAAGTGGCGCGAGGACAAGGCCGCCGAGGTGCGCGCCAAGCGGCCGAAACTGACCGAGAAGGAACTCGAGAAACTTGTCAAGAGTGTGGAGGTCGGCACCGCCCCGTTCTCCAATAAGACTAAATGGACTTTGCGCCGGGTATATGAGGAAGACCACGCGATACTTGAAGAGAACTTCCGCGCCTATATTAACGGATTTTCGAAGAACGTAGACGAGATTATCGAGCATTTCAACTACAGGGCCACTATCGGCCAGATGGTGAAACACAACCGCCTTGCGCCGATACTGAACCAGTACAAGGAACTTCAACTTGGCCCTGACAATTTGTCGCCGTTGGAGATGGGCTACATCTACGAAGAGCTATTGAGGCGATTCTCGGAACAAAGCGGCGAGGAAGCCGGAGACCACTTCACCCCGCGCGAAGTGATTCGATTGATGGTCGAGTTGCTCGACATTCCCATCCCCGAGAGGCATCTTTCAATATATGACCCGGCCTGCGGAACGGGCGGTATGCTCTCAGTGGCCAAGGAACATCTGCTCGACCGGGCATCCACGCCCGCGCAGAAAGCCAACGTCGAGAAGTACGTCACCGTTCATGGACAGGAATTGTCGCCTACCAACTACGCCGTTTGCCGGGCCGACCTGCTGATCAAGGCCGACCGGCAGGCCAAGGTATACCTCGGCAACTCGCTAATCCCGCATGAGCCGCATAGCCGGGAACCTGGCGACCAACTCCCGGAATCGGAATTTCTTTTTGACTTTATGCTCTCCAATCCGCCATTCGGTGTGACTTGGGGCGGGAAGGATAGCTATGAGACCGCCGCCCGCAAGTTGGAGAAGACACGATACCGGGCGGGTATGCCGTCGCGCGACAACGGCGCGATGCTCTTCCTGCAAACTATGTTGGCGAAGATGAAGTCGCCGGAAAAGGGCGCCAGCCGCATAGCCATAATCTTTAACGGGTCGCCGCTTTCAAACGGTGACTGTGGCTCGGGTGAAAGCGAGATTCGCCGTTGGATTTTGGAAAATGACTGGCTTGACGCCATCGTCATGCTGCCCGACGAACTTTTTTACAACACAGGTATATTCACCTATATATGGCTGTTGCGAAACGATAAACCTGCCACACACAGGGGGCGCGTGATGCTGATTGATGCCCGAGGGCAATACGAAAAAGAGCCCAAGGCTTTCGGCAAAAAGCATAATCGCATCACCGGCGCGCACCGTGCGTGGATAGAAACGCGCTACCACGATGGCTGGAAAAAGGATTACGCCGACGAATGTGTAAAAATTTTCCGGCGCGAGGACTTTTCCTATCACAAGGTTAAAGTCGTTTTTTGGCAGTTCGACGAAAACGACAAGCCGGCGACAATTACCGAATCCTATGACAGAGGATTCACTGCGGCAAACCTGAAGAAGGAGCAGGAGTTCTATGACAGTAACATCACTTTTCGCGCGCGCTTGAAGGTCGGCAAATCCGAAAAGATAGAGACGTTGACGCTGGGACCGAAGGATAATGCGGCCAAGAAATTTAAGACGCTTATGGAAAGTAAGCCGGAAATTCTTTCCGTTGAATGGACTCACCGCCACTATATTAAAGACGACGAATACATCCCGTACGGCGAAGATATTGAGTTATTCCTAAAACGCGAAATCGGCAAACCTATCATCCGTTGGCAGGATAGTCCGCAGCTTGGCTACGAGATTCTGCCCAACAAGTATTTCTACCGATACCAGCCGCCCCCTCCCGCGAAAGACTTGCTGGCCGAGTTCTGGCGGTTGGAAAAAGAGGCCGAGAAGTTATTGGAGAGGTTGGCACAATGA